Proteins encoded within one genomic window of Oryza glaberrima chromosome 12, OglaRS2, whole genome shotgun sequence:
- the LOC127757957 gene encoding putative disease resistance protein At3g14460, whose product MDAMECTLAGRSVSAMFIVNLINKASAYLKKDRKSDKLQPLMNKLHEDWLMIQPIFDALTANQVESFGYLDMWRLRDAIEKLEDAIDEHDYYKLREKAKEQEVSELGSCFSKMKQVVTSFLTHSGSSLEKLRKAIKDLGRSTARLLEQTKYRPQLDTHVLRQDHEIGFSPVMLNKMFGRQEEMDMIVQWLIKPLDGNAETQVSSTNPMHVPVISIVGPGGMGKTILAHHVCTDARVRNHFDTIAWVRVSTIFDVERVIGEIVEQVTFSPCNYAHLEEMEQILRDKLMSTKALLVLDNVWEDQDISQWEKLFSVFSASKTGSKILLTTRLNSVATLPGLITGCEERLMSLFVIEQNEILLLFNHFALGGLEVGAPDYAELQSIGARIAKDLSWSPLGTKVAALHLRDNLTPEYWCKFLQDIDNFRATTTRDIAVLKISYYSLLPELQVCFRYCSIFRKNHPFRKEELVQTWISSGLISAQFRGENEKNLGELYLARLTAKSFFDQFGGEGDEPAYYVMNDMMYDLAKCVSRGECARLVVPADFRHVNSSVRHINIAGINNFRVGDVKKLLRLKKLRTIIVEDCGHVQKEVVSAMAKVVKNSKSLRLLECSLFKRWHFPDGLSGLKHLRYVKISMLQN is encoded by the coding sequence ATGGATGCCATGGAATGCACATTGGCAGGGAGGTCGGTGTCAGCAATGTTCATCGTCAACCTGATCAACAAGGCCTCAGCCTACCTGAAGAAGGACCGCAAGTCTGACAAATTGCAGCCCTTGATGAACAAGTTACATGAGGATTGGTTGATGATCCAACCAATTTTCGATGCCCTCACAGCGAATCAAGTGGAAAGCTTTGGGTATTTGGATATGTGGCGCCTGAGGGATGCAATCGAGAAACTCGAGGATGCAATCGACGAGCATGATTACTACAAGCTCAGGGAGAAGGCCAAGGAGCAAGAGGTTAGTGAGCTGGGCTCTTGTTTTTCCAAGATGAAGCAAGTAGTTACCAGCTTCTTGACGCACTCTGGCAGCAGTCTAGAAAAGCTGAGGAAAGCTATCAAGGATTTAGGAAGATCTACTGCACGCCTATTGGAACAAACCAAGTATAGACCACAGCTGGATACACATGTTCTGCGCCAAGATCACGAGATAGGCTTCTCCCCAGTaatgctcaataaaatgtttggTCGACAAGAGGAGATGGATATGATAGTCCAATGGTTGATCAAGCCCTTGGATGGCAATGCTGAAACTCAGGTTAGTAGTACCAATCCTATGCATGTCCCCGTTATATCCATAGTCGGTCCTGGTGGTATGGGGAAGACTATATTGGCCCACCATGTATGTACTGATGCTAGGGTCAGAAATCATTTCGATACGATTGCATGGGTGCGTGTATCTACAATCTTTGATGTAGAAAGAGTTATAGGTGAAATAGTAGAGCAAGTTACATTTTCACCATGTAATTATGCTCATTTGGAGGAAATGGAACAGATTCTTCGTGATAAGTTAATGTCCACAAAAGCTTTGCTCGTTTTAGACAATGTCTGGGAAGATCAAGATATATCGCAATGGGAGAAACTATTTTCTGTTTTCAGTGCCTCCAAAACCGGAAGTAAAATTTTATTGACAACTAGATTGAATTCAGTGGCAACTCTACCCGGGCTTATCACAGGGTGTGAAGAGCGCCTTATGTCGTTGTTTGTAATTGAACAAAATGAAATTTTACTACTTTTTAACCATTTTGCACTTGGTGGTCTGGAAGTGGGAGCACCAGATTATGCAGAACTACAATCAATTGGGGCTCGAATCGCAAAGGATCTTAGTTGGTCTCCCTTGGGAACAAAGGTTGCTGCTTTGCATTTGAGGGACAATTTGACTCCAGAGTACTGGTGTAAATTTCTTCAAGATATAGATAATTTTCGAGCAACAACAACTCGTGATATAGCGGTTTTGAAAATAAGCTACTACAGCCTCCTGCCAGAGCTGCAAGTTTGCTTTCGGTACTGCAGCATATTTCGGAAAAACCATCCGTTCAGAAAAGAGGAGTTGGTGCAGACATGGATTTCGTCGGGATTGATCTCTGCTCAATTTCGTGGGGAAAATGAAAAGAACTTGGGAGAGTTATACTTGGCTCGTTTGACTGCAAAATCATTCTTTGATCAATTTGGCGGAGAAGGCGATGAACCTGCATACTATGTTATGAATGACATGATGTATGACTTGGCAAAATGTGTCTCGCGTGGTGAATGTGCGAGGCTAGTTGTTCCTGCAGACTTTAGACATGTGAATAGTTCAGTTCGGCACATTAATATTGCAGGTATTAACAATTTCCGCGTTGGCGATGTGAAGAAGTTGCTCCGTTTGAAGAAGCTGCGCACGATAATCGTTGAAGATTGTGGCCATGTCCAGAAGGAAGTGGTATCTGCAATGGCGAAGGTTGTGAAGAACTCAAAATCCCTGCGTTTGTTGGAATGTTCTCTGTTCAAGAGGTGGCATTTCCCTGACGGGCTTTCTGGTTTGAAGCACCTTCGTTATGTCAAGATCTCAATGCTTCAAAACTGA